In Quercus lobata isolate SW786 chromosome 12, ValleyOak3.0 Primary Assembly, whole genome shotgun sequence, a genomic segment contains:
- the LOC115971649 gene encoding uncharacterized mitochondrial carrier C12D12.05c isoform X1, protein MVGCNKPPRSDQPSIKYRSIPVKGVSPELADFVHEEYAPTLSVNEDQQCNTTSVPKSPEILSTAQLISAVGQIWDCASRPLAFLQPKKNFHYNDKDFEKKEILGNLDVQGHGRVPTSADSNCFHVDVRTAGHISPMVLPNLDCPKATQKMSIIERHGENYTHSLFWSFLRGHNYMSNELWKEKGLSGVKNSYELGNIYGWMGEIIPARLKHPVKVTEIENKKTGESCFSGGITSSAGSFISGDRASPAILASCNSDVIKCNASSSSNNVNFAINATEMTSLYKDYFLDIQDNQADVGVSRSPSSSIYADYHINSIASCSSAFEKCQNKTDGNELPENNRKQPQKSVVEDEYKAEIYSSAPRKPCSVIAKQEHAFAGALAGIFVSLCLHPVDTVKTVIQSCHAEQKSICYIGKSIVSDRGLTGLYRGIATNITSSAPISALYTFTYESIKGALLPLFPKEYYSIAHCMAGGCASVATSFIFTPSERIKQQMQVSSHYQNCWNAFVGIIGKGGLRSLYAGWGAVLCRNVPHSVIKFYTYESLKGVMLSSMQSSAQLSTLQTLVCGGLAGSTAALFTTPFDVVKTRLQTQIPGSMSQYGSVFHALREIGKNEGLQGLYRGLTPRLVMYMSQGAIFFASYEFFKRMFSLEEPRHNAQTIQYKQSTKDDESSTLPILLPSSSASSASSSSSRLRSLHS, encoded by the exons ATGGTTGGGTGTAATAAACCGCCTAGAAGTGATCAACCTTCAATCAAATACAGGTCTATCCCAGTCAAGGGGGTGTCCCCTGAGCTTGCTGATTTTGTTCACGAAGAATATGCTCCCACCCTCTCTGTTAATGAAGATCAGCAATGCAATACAACATCTGTACCCAAGTCACCAGAGATTTTGAGTACAGCTCAGCTCATCTCAGCAGTTGGTCAGATATGGGATTGTGCAAGTCGTCCTCTTGCTTTTCTCCAACCTAAGAAGAATTTTCACTATAATGACAAAGACTTTGAGAAAAAGGAAATCTTGGGTAATCTGGACGTGCAAGGACATGGCAGAGTACCTACTTCAGCTGATAGTAATTGCTTTCATGTTGATGTAAGGACTGCTGGCCATATTTCACCTATGGTGCTGCCTAACTTGGATTGTCCTAAAGCAACCCAGAAGATGTCAATAATTGAAAGGCATGGTGAAAATTATACTCATTCATTATTCTGGAGTTTTTTGCGAGGTCATAACTACATGTCTAATGAattgtggaaggaaaaggggcTTTCAGGTGTTAAAAATTCTTATGAGTTGGGAAATATATATGGATGGATGGGTGAAATCATTCCTGCCAGACTAAAACATCCTGTTAAAGTTACTGAAATTGAGAACAAGAAAACTGGTGAGAGCTGCTTTTCAGGAGGTATAACTAGCTCAGCAGGTAGCTTCATTTCAGGAGATAGGGCTAGCCCTGCAATCTTGGCCAGTTGTAATTCTGATGTAATCAAATGTAATGCTTCATCATCATCTAATAATGTAAATTTTGCAATAAATGCAACAGAAATGACCTCATTGTATAAAGATTATTTCCTTGATATCCAAGATAATCAGGCAGATGTTGGTGTTTCAAGGAGCCCAAGTTCGAGTATCTATGCAGACTATCATATTAACTCTATAGCTTCATGTAGTAGTGCATTTGAGAAATGCCAGAACAAGACTGATGGTAATGAACTGCCTGAGAACAACAGAAAACAACCACAAAAGTCTGTTGTTGAGGATGAGTATAAAGCAGAGATTTACTCCTCAGCACCAAGAAAACCCTGTTCTGTCATTGCTAAGCAAGAGCATGCCTTTGCAGGGGCATTGGCTGGTATATTTGTTAGCCTTTGTCTGCATCCTGTTGATACGGTTAAGACAGTCATTCAATCTTGCCATGCAGAGCAAAAGTCTATCTGTTACATTGGAAAGTCAATTGTTTCTGATAGAG GTTTAACTGGACTTTATCGTGGAATTGCTACCAATATTACATCTTCAGCTCCAATTTCTGCACTTTACACTTTCACATATGAATCAATTAAAGGAGCTTTGCTTCCTCTTTTCCCCAAG GAATATTACTCCATTGCCCATTGCATGGCTGGTGGTTGTGCAAGCGTTGctacttcttttatttttactccTAGTGAGCGTATAAAGCAGCAGATGCAAGTTAGCTCACACTATCAGAACTGCTG GAATGCATTTGTTGGAATTATTGGAAAGGGTGGTTTACGTTCATTATATGCTGGGTGGGGAGCAGTACTCTGTAGGAATGTTCCTCACTCAGTTATCAAG TTCTACACATATGAAAGCCTGAAGGGTGTGATGCTGTCATCAATGCAGTCTAGTGCTCAACTTAGTACATTGCAAACA TTAGTATGTGGAGGACTAGCTGGATCTACTGCTGCTTTGTTCACAACTCCTTTTGATGTGGTGAAGACGAGATTACAGACACAG ATTCCAGGGTCTATGAGCCAATACGGCAGTGTCTTCCATGCCCTTCGCGAAATTGGCAAGAATGAAGGTTTGCAAGGCCTCTACAG GGGATTGACTCCAAGATTGGTCATGTATATGTCTCAAGGAGCAATCTTCTTTGCATCATATGAATTTTTCAAGAGAATGTTTTCTTTAGAGGAGCCTCGACATAATGCACAGACAATCCAGTACAAACAAAGCACAAAAGATGATGAATCATCAACATTACCAATACTATTACCATCATCATCTGCATCATCGGCGTCCTCCTCCTCATCAAGACTACGGAGTCTACATTCATGA
- the LOC115971649 gene encoding mitochondrial substrate carrier family protein X isoform X4 gives MVLPNLDCPKATQKMSIIERHGENYTHSLFWSFLRGHNYMSNELWKEKGLSGVKNSYELGNIYGWMGEIIPARLKHPVKVTEIENKKTGESCFSGGITSSAGSFISGDRASPAILASCNSDVIKCNASSSSNNVNFAINATEMTSLYKDYFLDIQDNQADVGVSRSPSSSIYADYHINSIASCSSAFEKCQNKTDGNELPENNRKQPQKSVVEDEYKAEIYSSAPRKPCSVIAKQEHAFAGALAGIFVSLCLHPVDTVKTVIQSCHAEQKSICYIGKSIVSDRGLTGLYRGIATNITSSAPISALYTFTYESIKGALLPLFPKEYYSIAHCMAGGCASVATSFIFTPSERIKQQMQVSSHYQNCWNAFVGIIGKGGLRSLYAGWGAVLCRNVPHSVIKFYTYESLKGVMLSSMQSSAQLSTLQTLVCGGLAGSTAALFTTPFDVVKTRLQTQIPGSMSQYGSVFHALREIGKNEGLQGLYRGLTPRLVMYMSQGAIFFASYEFFKRMFSLEEPRHNAQTIQYKQSTKDDESSTLPILLPSSSASSASSSSSRLRSLHS, from the exons ATGGTGCTGCCTAACTTGGATTGTCCTAAAGCAACCCAGAAGATGTCAATAATTGAAAGGCATGGTGAAAATTATACTCATTCATTATTCTGGAGTTTTTTGCGAGGTCATAACTACATGTCTAATGAattgtggaaggaaaaggggcTTTCAGGTGTTAAAAATTCTTATGAGTTGGGAAATATATATGGATGGATGGGTGAAATCATTCCTGCCAGACTAAAACATCCTGTTAAAGTTACTGAAATTGAGAACAAGAAAACTGGTGAGAGCTGCTTTTCAGGAGGTATAACTAGCTCAGCAGGTAGCTTCATTTCAGGAGATAGGGCTAGCCCTGCAATCTTGGCCAGTTGTAATTCTGATGTAATCAAATGTAATGCTTCATCATCATCTAATAATGTAAATTTTGCAATAAATGCAACAGAAATGACCTCATTGTATAAAGATTATTTCCTTGATATCCAAGATAATCAGGCAGATGTTGGTGTTTCAAGGAGCCCAAGTTCGAGTATCTATGCAGACTATCATATTAACTCTATAGCTTCATGTAGTAGTGCATTTGAGAAATGCCAGAACAAGACTGATGGTAATGAACTGCCTGAGAACAACAGAAAACAACCACAAAAGTCTGTTGTTGAGGATGAGTATAAAGCAGAGATTTACTCCTCAGCACCAAGAAAACCCTGTTCTGTCATTGCTAAGCAAGAGCATGCCTTTGCAGGGGCATTGGCTGGTATATTTGTTAGCCTTTGTCTGCATCCTGTTGATACGGTTAAGACAGTCATTCAATCTTGCCATGCAGAGCAAAAGTCTATCTGTTACATTGGAAAGTCAATTGTTTCTGATAGAG GTTTAACTGGACTTTATCGTGGAATTGCTACCAATATTACATCTTCAGCTCCAATTTCTGCACTTTACACTTTCACATATGAATCAATTAAAGGAGCTTTGCTTCCTCTTTTCCCCAAG GAATATTACTCCATTGCCCATTGCATGGCTGGTGGTTGTGCAAGCGTTGctacttcttttatttttactccTAGTGAGCGTATAAAGCAGCAGATGCAAGTTAGCTCACACTATCAGAACTGCTG GAATGCATTTGTTGGAATTATTGGAAAGGGTGGTTTACGTTCATTATATGCTGGGTGGGGAGCAGTACTCTGTAGGAATGTTCCTCACTCAGTTATCAAG TTCTACACATATGAAAGCCTGAAGGGTGTGATGCTGTCATCAATGCAGTCTAGTGCTCAACTTAGTACATTGCAAACA TTAGTATGTGGAGGACTAGCTGGATCTACTGCTGCTTTGTTCACAACTCCTTTTGATGTGGTGAAGACGAGATTACAGACACAG ATTCCAGGGTCTATGAGCCAATACGGCAGTGTCTTCCATGCCCTTCGCGAAATTGGCAAGAATGAAGGTTTGCAAGGCCTCTACAG GGGATTGACTCCAAGATTGGTCATGTATATGTCTCAAGGAGCAATCTTCTTTGCATCATATGAATTTTTCAAGAGAATGTTTTCTTTAGAGGAGCCTCGACATAATGCACAGACAATCCAGTACAAACAAAGCACAAAAGATGATGAATCATCAACATTACCAATACTATTACCATCATCATCTGCATCATCGGCGTCCTCCTCCTCATCAAGACTACGGAGTCTACATTCATGA
- the LOC115971649 gene encoding uncharacterized protein LOC115971649 isoform X3 produces the protein MVGCNKPPRSDQPSIKYRSIPVKGVSPELADFVHEEYAPTLSVNEDQQCNTTSVPKSPEILSTAQLISAVGQIWDCASRPLAFLQPKKNFHYNDKDFEKKEILGNLDVQGHGRVPTSADSNCFHVDVRTAGHISPMVLPNLDCPKATQKMSIIERHGENYTHSLFWSFLRGHNYMSNELWKEKGLSGVKNSYELGNIYGWMGEIIPARLKHPVKVTEIENKKTGESCFSGGITSSAGSFISGDRASPAILASCNSDVIKCNASSSSNNVNFAINATEMTSLYKDYFLDIQDNQADVGVSRSPSSSIYADYHINSIASCSSAFEKCQNKTDGNELPENNRKQPQKSVVEDEYKAEIYSSAPRKPCSVIAKQEHAFAGALAGIFVSLCLHPVDTVKTVIQSCHAEQKSICYIGKSIVSDRGLTGLYRGIATNITSSAPISALYTFTYESIKGALLPLFPKEYYSIAHCMAGGCASVATSFIFTPSERIKQQMQVSSHYQNCWNAFVGIIGKGGLRSLYAGWGAVLCRNVPHSVIKFYTYESLKGVMLSSMQSSAQLSTLQTATFF, from the exons ATGGTTGGGTGTAATAAACCGCCTAGAAGTGATCAACCTTCAATCAAATACAGGTCTATCCCAGTCAAGGGGGTGTCCCCTGAGCTTGCTGATTTTGTTCACGAAGAATATGCTCCCACCCTCTCTGTTAATGAAGATCAGCAATGCAATACAACATCTGTACCCAAGTCACCAGAGATTTTGAGTACAGCTCAGCTCATCTCAGCAGTTGGTCAGATATGGGATTGTGCAAGTCGTCCTCTTGCTTTTCTCCAACCTAAGAAGAATTTTCACTATAATGACAAAGACTTTGAGAAAAAGGAAATCTTGGGTAATCTGGACGTGCAAGGACATGGCAGAGTACCTACTTCAGCTGATAGTAATTGCTTTCATGTTGATGTAAGGACTGCTGGCCATATTTCACCTATGGTGCTGCCTAACTTGGATTGTCCTAAAGCAACCCAGAAGATGTCAATAATTGAAAGGCATGGTGAAAATTATACTCATTCATTATTCTGGAGTTTTTTGCGAGGTCATAACTACATGTCTAATGAattgtggaaggaaaaggggcTTTCAGGTGTTAAAAATTCTTATGAGTTGGGAAATATATATGGATGGATGGGTGAAATCATTCCTGCCAGACTAAAACATCCTGTTAAAGTTACTGAAATTGAGAACAAGAAAACTGGTGAGAGCTGCTTTTCAGGAGGTATAACTAGCTCAGCAGGTAGCTTCATTTCAGGAGATAGGGCTAGCCCTGCAATCTTGGCCAGTTGTAATTCTGATGTAATCAAATGTAATGCTTCATCATCATCTAATAATGTAAATTTTGCAATAAATGCAACAGAAATGACCTCATTGTATAAAGATTATTTCCTTGATATCCAAGATAATCAGGCAGATGTTGGTGTTTCAAGGAGCCCAAGTTCGAGTATCTATGCAGACTATCATATTAACTCTATAGCTTCATGTAGTAGTGCATTTGAGAAATGCCAGAACAAGACTGATGGTAATGAACTGCCTGAGAACAACAGAAAACAACCACAAAAGTCTGTTGTTGAGGATGAGTATAAAGCAGAGATTTACTCCTCAGCACCAAGAAAACCCTGTTCTGTCATTGCTAAGCAAGAGCATGCCTTTGCAGGGGCATTGGCTGGTATATTTGTTAGCCTTTGTCTGCATCCTGTTGATACGGTTAAGACAGTCATTCAATCTTGCCATGCAGAGCAAAAGTCTATCTGTTACATTGGAAAGTCAATTGTTTCTGATAGAG GTTTAACTGGACTTTATCGTGGAATTGCTACCAATATTACATCTTCAGCTCCAATTTCTGCACTTTACACTTTCACATATGAATCAATTAAAGGAGCTTTGCTTCCTCTTTTCCCCAAG GAATATTACTCCATTGCCCATTGCATGGCTGGTGGTTGTGCAAGCGTTGctacttcttttatttttactccTAGTGAGCGTATAAAGCAGCAGATGCAAGTTAGCTCACACTATCAGAACTGCTG GAATGCATTTGTTGGAATTATTGGAAAGGGTGGTTTACGTTCATTATATGCTGGGTGGGGAGCAGTACTCTGTAGGAATGTTCCTCACTCAGTTATCAAG TTCTACACATATGAAAGCCTGAAGGGTGTGATGCTGTCATCAATGCAGTCTAGTGCTCAACTTAGTACATTGCAAACA GCAACTTTCTTTTAG
- the LOC115971649 gene encoding uncharacterized protein LOC115971649 isoform X2: protein MVGCNKPPRSDQPSIKYRSIPVKGVSPELADFVHEEYAPTLSVNEDQQCNTTSVPKSPEILSTAQLISAVGQIWDCASRPLAFLQPKKNFHYNDKDFEKKEILGNLDVQGHGRVPTSADSNCFHVDVRTAGHISPMVLPNLDCPKATQKMSIIERHGENYTHSLFWSFLRGHNYMSNELWKEKGLSGVKNSYELGNIYGWMGEIIPARLKHPVKVTEIENKKTGESCFSGGITSSAGSFISGDRASPAILASCNSDVIKCNASSSSNNVNFAINATEMTSLYKDYFLDIQDNQADVGVSRSPSSSIYADYHINSIASCSSAFEKCQNKTDGNELPENNRKQPQKSVVEDEYKAEIYSSAPRKPCSVIAKQEHAFAGALAGIFVSLCLHPVDTVKTVIQSCHAEQKSICYIGKSIVSDRGLTGLYRGIATNITSSAPISALYTFTYESIKGALLPLFPKEYYSIAHCMAGGCASVATSFIFTPSERIKQQMQVSSHYQNCWNAFVGIIGKGGLRSLYAGWGAVLCRNVPHSVIKVRSSYMLDGFITKKRVCHGKKSQTHTHGAGSTICM from the exons ATGGTTGGGTGTAATAAACCGCCTAGAAGTGATCAACCTTCAATCAAATACAGGTCTATCCCAGTCAAGGGGGTGTCCCCTGAGCTTGCTGATTTTGTTCACGAAGAATATGCTCCCACCCTCTCTGTTAATGAAGATCAGCAATGCAATACAACATCTGTACCCAAGTCACCAGAGATTTTGAGTACAGCTCAGCTCATCTCAGCAGTTGGTCAGATATGGGATTGTGCAAGTCGTCCTCTTGCTTTTCTCCAACCTAAGAAGAATTTTCACTATAATGACAAAGACTTTGAGAAAAAGGAAATCTTGGGTAATCTGGACGTGCAAGGACATGGCAGAGTACCTACTTCAGCTGATAGTAATTGCTTTCATGTTGATGTAAGGACTGCTGGCCATATTTCACCTATGGTGCTGCCTAACTTGGATTGTCCTAAAGCAACCCAGAAGATGTCAATAATTGAAAGGCATGGTGAAAATTATACTCATTCATTATTCTGGAGTTTTTTGCGAGGTCATAACTACATGTCTAATGAattgtggaaggaaaaggggcTTTCAGGTGTTAAAAATTCTTATGAGTTGGGAAATATATATGGATGGATGGGTGAAATCATTCCTGCCAGACTAAAACATCCTGTTAAAGTTACTGAAATTGAGAACAAGAAAACTGGTGAGAGCTGCTTTTCAGGAGGTATAACTAGCTCAGCAGGTAGCTTCATTTCAGGAGATAGGGCTAGCCCTGCAATCTTGGCCAGTTGTAATTCTGATGTAATCAAATGTAATGCTTCATCATCATCTAATAATGTAAATTTTGCAATAAATGCAACAGAAATGACCTCATTGTATAAAGATTATTTCCTTGATATCCAAGATAATCAGGCAGATGTTGGTGTTTCAAGGAGCCCAAGTTCGAGTATCTATGCAGACTATCATATTAACTCTATAGCTTCATGTAGTAGTGCATTTGAGAAATGCCAGAACAAGACTGATGGTAATGAACTGCCTGAGAACAACAGAAAACAACCACAAAAGTCTGTTGTTGAGGATGAGTATAAAGCAGAGATTTACTCCTCAGCACCAAGAAAACCCTGTTCTGTCATTGCTAAGCAAGAGCATGCCTTTGCAGGGGCATTGGCTGGTATATTTGTTAGCCTTTGTCTGCATCCTGTTGATACGGTTAAGACAGTCATTCAATCTTGCCATGCAGAGCAAAAGTCTATCTGTTACATTGGAAAGTCAATTGTTTCTGATAGAG GTTTAACTGGACTTTATCGTGGAATTGCTACCAATATTACATCTTCAGCTCCAATTTCTGCACTTTACACTTTCACATATGAATCAATTAAAGGAGCTTTGCTTCCTCTTTTCCCCAAG GAATATTACTCCATTGCCCATTGCATGGCTGGTGGTTGTGCAAGCGTTGctacttcttttatttttactccTAGTGAGCGTATAAAGCAGCAGATGCAAGTTAGCTCACACTATCAGAACTGCTG GAATGCATTTGTTGGAATTATTGGAAAGGGTGGTTTACGTTCATTATATGCTGGGTGGGGAGCAGTACTCTGTAGGAATGTTCCTCACTCAGTTATCAAGGTTAGATCTTCCTACATGCTAGATGGGTTCATCACTAAAAAGAGGGTCTGTCATGGCAAGAAgtcacagacacacacacacggaGCTGGCTCTACCATATGcatgtaa